One window of the Chryseobacterium camelliae genome contains the following:
- a CDS encoding M48 family metallopeptidase: MTTEILHIGSVDIEVTFKAIKNLHLSVHPPYGKVTIASPDFYDLEKVKIYAATKLGWIKREQDKIRSQEREEPKLMITQESHQFLGKRYLLKVIEANRPKLVLKHNAIELYATPNATLEQKHNTLYNWYKRELEAKIGNLIFDYAKLMNVTDINFGIRKMKTKWGSCSIEKRMLWFNIELAKKPIDCIEYIVVHELVHLLERNHNKNFIILMDKFLPNWRIQKRILNELPL, encoded by the coding sequence ATGACCACTGAAATTTTACATATCGGTTCGGTAGATATAGAAGTCACTTTTAAAGCAATAAAAAACCTGCATTTAAGTGTTCATCCGCCTTATGGAAAAGTAACTATTGCTTCTCCTGATTTTTATGATTTGGAAAAGGTGAAGATATATGCAGCTACAAAGTTAGGCTGGATTAAAAGAGAGCAGGATAAAATCAGAAGCCAAGAGCGTGAAGAGCCTAAATTAATGATTACTCAAGAAAGTCATCAGTTTTTAGGGAAGCGTTATTTACTAAAAGTTATTGAAGCCAATCGGCCAAAATTAGTTCTAAAACATAATGCAATTGAACTATATGCAACACCAAATGCTACTTTAGAGCAAAAACACAATACCCTTTATAACTGGTACAAAAGAGAATTAGAAGCAAAAATTGGAAACTTAATTTTCGATTACGCTAAATTAATGAATGTTACAGATATCAATTTTGGTATCAGAAAAATGAAAACCAAATGGGGAAGCTGCAGTATCGAAAAACGAATGCTTTGGTTTAATATTGAATTGGCGAAGAAACCGATTGATTGTATAGAATATATTGTTGTGCACGAACTTGTTCATTTATTAGAAAGAAATCATAACAAGAACTTCATTATTTTGATGGATAAGTTTTTGCCGAACTGGCGCATTCAGAAAAGAATATTAAATGAATTACCGTTGTAG
- a CDS encoding type I restriction endonuclease subunit R: MINPIERITQNRIIQLFQKELGYTNYGNWEKKENNSNVEEAILKHNLLQRGYSETLAEKAVKEVYDLATTNSGNLYNRNKAMYSLLRYGVKARPDLGEQFDTIFPIDWNDFDKNEFGIAEEVTLTKGENNRRPDVVLYINGIAIGVLELKRGTTDISESINQSISNQKVLFNEWFYTTVQLLMAGNNTQGLKYGTIETKSKYYLSWKEDETDNEGYKLDKYLKKLCTKERLLDIIFNGVVFDAGIKKLPRPHQYFALKEAQRFVRKKEGGIIWHTQGSGKSLMMVMLGKWILENVSNSRIVILTDRTELDDQIERVFKDVGETDVAKTRSGKELMQFLTSSRPRLVCSLIHKFGNKTETDFNAFIKDLQDNPVQTQGEIFVFIDECHRTQSGKLNQVMKAVLHNAVFIGFTGTPLLKEDKKTTMDVFGRYIHTYKFNEAVEDGVVKDLMYEGRSIEQNMTSQTKVDQWFEAKTAGLNDFQKNELKKKWGTMQNVLSSKSRMEKIVADIVVDFSVKPRLISQNGNAILVASSIYEACKYYNLFLNTELKNRCAIITSYNPNAGDVSLEDTGADSETDKQFIYKTYTDLLQNVSPKGNKSKTETYETDSKESFRKEPARMKLLIVVSKLLTGFDAPPCTYIYIDKRMQDHTLFQAICRVNRLDTDDKDYGYIIDYMELFGNVTDAINVYTSELDSEGFTDEQVSVQLKDRLKIAKDRLFTALETVESICENVASPKNDLAYIHYFCGNTENPEDLKATEYKRMALYKAIVEYIRAYSNVKADFIAAEFTDAEIKRFNDKLDEYLNLREIIRIASGESIDLKAYEADMRFLIDTYIKAEESEVISPFENISLLDLLETDMDKAIDSLPKEIKGNQEAVAEVIENNVRSKIVEDHLFDPKYFDHMSVLLQELIERRKQETINYRDYLKEMAEVIRQVNQGKKDDIPKSLNTKGKVALYHTLDGDEKLALVLEEKVQYAKQEGFRENLAKQKLVKKAIFDVLDDVSKVEEIYKIIEAHKDEY; the protein is encoded by the coding sequence ATGATCAACCCCATAGAACGCATTACCCAAAACCGCATTATCCAACTCTTTCAAAAAGAATTGGGCTATACCAATTACGGCAATTGGGAAAAAAAAGAAAATAACAGTAATGTAGAAGAAGCAATTCTAAAGCATAATTTGCTTCAACGAGGTTATTCAGAAACCTTGGCAGAGAAGGCGGTAAAAGAAGTCTATGATTTGGCGACTACCAATTCCGGTAATTTATATAATCGTAACAAAGCAATGTATTCACTTTTGCGGTATGGAGTGAAAGCAAGACCAGATTTGGGTGAGCAGTTTGATACAATCTTCCCGATTGACTGGAATGATTTTGATAAAAATGAATTTGGCATTGCAGAAGAAGTGACGCTCACGAAAGGTGAAAACAACCGCCGTCCGGATGTCGTTTTATATATCAACGGAATTGCGATTGGTGTGTTAGAACTGAAAAGAGGAACAACTGATATTTCTGAGAGCATCAACCAATCTATTTCCAACCAAAAAGTATTGTTTAACGAGTGGTTTTATACTACCGTGCAGTTGCTGATGGCAGGTAACAATACACAGGGTTTGAAATACGGAACTATAGAGACCAAATCAAAATATTACTTGTCCTGGAAAGAAGATGAAACAGATAATGAAGGTTATAAATTAGATAAGTATCTTAAAAAATTATGCACTAAAGAGCGACTTCTTGATATCATTTTCAATGGTGTAGTGTTCGATGCAGGTATAAAGAAATTACCTCGCCCACACCAGTATTTTGCTTTGAAAGAAGCTCAAAGGTTTGTACGTAAAAAGGAAGGCGGTATCATTTGGCATACGCAAGGTTCTGGGAAATCACTGATGATGGTGATGCTCGGAAAATGGATTTTAGAAAATGTTTCCAATTCACGAATTGTCATTTTAACCGACCGTACCGAACTCGATGATCAGATAGAAAGGGTCTTTAAAGATGTGGGCGAAACCGATGTTGCCAAAACAAGATCAGGAAAAGAATTGATGCAGTTTTTAACTTCTTCAAGACCGAGGTTGGTTTGTTCGCTTATTCATAAGTTTGGTAATAAAACAGAAACTGATTTTAATGCTTTTATCAAAGATTTACAAGACAATCCTGTACAAACGCAGGGAGAGATTTTTGTTTTTATTGATGAGTGTCACCGTACGCAAAGCGGTAAGCTGAACCAAGTAATGAAAGCAGTTTTGCATAACGCTGTTTTTATTGGCTTCACAGGAACACCATTATTAAAAGAGGATAAGAAAACAACAATGGATGTGTTTGGAAGGTACATTCATACTTATAAATTTAATGAAGCGGTAGAAGATGGGGTTGTGAAAGATCTGATGTATGAAGGTCGTTCTATTGAACAAAATATGACGTCTCAAACCAAAGTAGACCAATGGTTTGAAGCAAAGACAGCAGGTTTAAATGATTTCCAAAAGAATGAACTTAAGAAGAAATGGGGTACGATGCAAAACGTATTGAGTTCTAAAAGCAGAATGGAAAAGATTGTTGCTGATATTGTGGTTGATTTCTCTGTTAAACCACGATTGATATCCCAAAATGGAAATGCTATTCTTGTAGCATCCAGTATTTATGAGGCTTGTAAATACTATAATTTATTTTTAAATACTGAACTTAAAAATAGATGTGCTATCATCACTTCTTATAATCCTAATGCTGGAGATGTTTCACTGGAAGATACAGGAGCAGATAGCGAAACAGATAAACAGTTTATTTATAAAACGTACACAGATCTTTTACAGAATGTAAGTCCAAAAGGAAATAAATCTAAAACAGAAACCTACGAAACGGATTCTAAAGAGAGTTTCCGTAAAGAACCAGCAAGAATGAAGCTGTTGATTGTAGTTTCTAAGCTATTGACAGGCTTTGATGCACCACCTTGTACCTACATTTATATTGACAAGCGAATGCAGGATCATACATTGTTTCAGGCAATATGCAGAGTCAACCGTTTGGATACCGACGATAAGGATTACGGCTACATTATTGATTATATGGAATTGTTCGGCAATGTAACTGATGCTATCAATGTTTATACTTCTGAATTAGATAGCGAAGGATTTACTGATGAGCAGGTAAGCGTACAATTGAAAGACCGTCTGAAAATAGCTAAAGACCGTTTATTCACAGCATTGGAAACAGTAGAAAGCATTTGTGAAAATGTTGCTTCTCCAAAAAATGATTTAGCCTATATTCACTACTTTTGTGGCAATACCGAAAATCCGGAAGACTTAAAAGCAACAGAGTATAAACGCATGGCTTTATATAAAGCTATTGTAGAATACATCAGAGCTTATTCAAATGTAAAAGCAGATTTTATTGCAGCAGAATTTACGGATGCAGAAATAAAAAGGTTTAATGATAAACTTGATGAATATCTAAACCTTCGTGAAATCATTCGTATTGCTTCGGGTGAAAGCATTGATTTAAAAGCTTATGAAGCAGATATGCGTTTCCTGATAGATACATATATTAAAGCTGAAGAATCAGAGGTGATTTCTCCTTTCGAGAATATTTCGTTATTGGATTTACTGGAAACGGATATGGATAAAGCCATTGATAGTTTGCCAAAAGAGATCAAAGGTAATCAGGAAGCAGTTGCTGAGGTCATAGAAAATAATGTCCGTAGCAAGATTGTAGAAGATCATTTATTTGATCCTAAATATTTCGATCATATGTCAGTTTTATTGCAAGAATTGATTGAACGAAGAAAACAAGAGACTATCAATTACCGAGATTATTTGAAAGAGATGGCAGAAGTCATCCGCCAAGTTAATCAAGGTAAGAAAGATGATATTCCAAAATCACTAAATACAAAGGGTAAAGTAGCATTGTACCACACTTTAGATGGAGATGAGAAATTGGCGCTGGTACTTGAAGAAAAAGTTCAATATGCTAAGCAGGAAGGTTTCAGAGAAAATCTAGCAAAGCAAAAGTTGGTAAAGAAGGCTATTTTTGATGTATTGGATGATGTAAGTAAGGTTGAAGAAATTTATAAAATCATTGAAGCTCATAAAGACGAATATTAA
- a CDS encoding DUF262 domain-containing protein — MIENLKKIEELLDYNFLIDTYQRGYRWDTTQVFSLLNDINEFTPEFQSFYCLQPLVVKKLDDKTFELIDGQQRATTICLILIFFDSKRFQLLYSTRNTEENGINSFFESITDLSTPEFLLNNELEDFQAFDNIISKHWKEKITQNNPDINNVDNFYFYRSFCVIKNWFNPFDEKSKQEFLQKLLTLIKVIWYVENEESSDKKIIKKFIDFNEGKIELEQAELIKALFVLDILKNPNVIQRQYDENHFADDWNLIEHQMGDDKFWQFISNNKNDKNISNKINLLFQLHNGFGKAEDHFYNYRKFEKSSKTTIVEDKLNWDKITTLYNSLEEWFFDRTSYHLTGAIIHLTNFNISKILETAVKSDSKKAFRNNLRSILSDFFKDNGTWKKGFDPQLIKYNESGIFKVLFLYNIALTEVDEKDSFFPFYRFYDAKNWNIEHILAKNDDGLETFEEFSSFHNDIKSLLEVSAKEEISEENKSIITNLLDELYQLIDTSKKAECKRKIKEINDKIAEFFSIDDFNNLCLLDQSTNIKVGKKPFRRKRNIVLNLDLEIKIKKDAYIPIGTKYVFSKKSTPSEFYQINYWSLKDRKYYDDIIKITINNFLKHEKDGAN; from the coding sequence ATGATTGAGAATCTAAAAAAAATAGAAGAACTTTTAGACTATAATTTTCTAATCGATACTTATCAACGTGGTTACCGATGGGATACTACACAGGTATTTAGCTTGTTGAATGATATTAATGAATTTACACCCGAATTTCAATCGTTCTATTGTTTGCAACCTTTGGTCGTGAAAAAATTGGATGATAAAACTTTTGAGTTAATTGATGGACAGCAAAGAGCAACAACTATTTGTTTGATACTGATTTTCTTTGACTCTAAAAGATTTCAACTTTTATATTCTACCAGAAATACAGAAGAAAATGGGATTAATTCTTTTTTTGAAAGTATAACAGATTTATCAACTCCTGAATTTCTGTTAAATAATGAATTGGAAGATTTTCAAGCTTTTGACAATATAATTTCTAAACATTGGAAAGAGAAAATCACACAGAATAATCCTGATATTAATAACGTTGACAATTTTTATTTTTATAGAAGTTTTTGTGTTATAAAAAACTGGTTCAATCCATTTGATGAAAAGTCAAAACAAGAGTTTCTACAAAAATTATTGACGCTCATTAAAGTAATCTGGTACGTAGAAAATGAAGAGTCATCCGATAAAAAAATCATCAAGAAATTCATTGATTTTAATGAAGGGAAAATTGAACTAGAGCAGGCTGAGCTTATTAAAGCATTATTCGTACTTGATATTTTAAAGAATCCAAATGTTATTCAACGTCAATACGATGAAAATCACTTTGCTGATGATTGGAATTTGATAGAACATCAAATGGGAGATGATAAGTTTTGGCAATTTATTTCTAATAATAAAAATGATAAAAACATATCCAATAAAATCAATCTTTTGTTTCAGTTACACAATGGATTTGGAAAAGCGGAAGATCATTTTTACAACTACAGAAAATTTGAGAAATCATCTAAAACAACAATAGTTGAAGATAAACTTAATTGGGACAAAATCACCACTTTGTACAATAGTTTAGAAGAATGGTTTTTTGATAGAACTTCTTATCATTTAACCGGTGCAATCATTCATCTCACCAATTTTAATATTTCAAAAATTCTTGAAACTGCTGTGAAATCTGACAGTAAGAAAGCATTTCGAAACAACCTTCGAAGTATTTTATCTGATTTTTTTAAAGATAATGGAACGTGGAAAAAAGGGTTTGACCCTCAACTAATCAAATACAATGAATCCGGTATTTTTAAGGTGTTGTTTCTGTACAATATTGCTCTTACTGAAGTAGATGAAAAAGATTCATTTTTCCCCTTTTATCGCTTTTATGATGCCAAGAATTGGAACATAGAACACATATTGGCTAAGAATGATGATGGTTTGGAGACATTTGAGGAATTCAGCAGTTTTCATAATGATATTAAGTCTTTATTAGAAGTATCAGCTAAGGAAGAAATAAGTGAAGAAAATAAAAGCATAATAACAAATCTATTAGACGAGTTATATCAATTAATTGATACAAGTAAAAAAGCAGAATGTAAAAGAAAAATTAAAGAAATAAACGACAAAATAGCAGAATTTTTTAGTATTGATGACTTTAATAATTTATGCCTTTTGGACCAATCAACCAATATAAAAGTTGGTAAAAAGCCATTCAGAAGAAAAAGGAACATCGTGTTGAACTTAGATCTAGAAATTAAAATAAAAAAAGACGCTTATATTCCAATAGGAACAAAATATGTATTTTCCAAAAAATCGACACCATCAGAGTTTTATCAAATTAATTACTGGAGTTTAAAAGATAGAAAATATTATGATGATATAATAAAGATTACGATCAACAACTTTTTAAAACACGAAAAAGATGGAGCAAACTAA
- a CDS encoding helix-turn-helix domain-containing protein produces MEQKIHQGRNVKRFREMLGVKQEALALDLGDEWNQKKVSLLEQKDVIEEAILQKISEILHIPVEAFQNFDEEQAINIISNTVHNSDNASGNSLFSYYPTVNPIEKWIEALEEIKRLNAELLKAKDEQIRMMEKLIQDK; encoded by the coding sequence ATGGAACAGAAAATACATCAGGGACGCAACGTCAAACGCTTCAGGGAAATGCTGGGCGTCAAGCAGGAAGCCCTCGCCCTCGACTTAGGCGATGAATGGAACCAAAAGAAAGTTTCCCTCCTGGAACAAAAAGACGTCATCGAAGAAGCCATCCTTCAGAAAATCTCCGAAATACTGCATATTCCCGTAGAGGCGTTTCAGAATTTTGATGAGGAACAGGCGATTAATATAATATCAAATACAGTTCATAACAGTGATAATGCTTCAGGTAATTCTTTGTTTAGTTATTATCCAACTGTAAATCCCATTGAAAAATGGATTGAAGCTTTGGAGGAGATTAAACGGCTGAATGCGGAGCTGCTGAAGGCTAAGGATGAGCAGATTAGAATGATGGAGAAGTTGATACAAGATAAATAG
- a CDS encoding restriction endonuclease subunit S codes for MVKESRTKQTEIGLIPEDWEYDFAGKYLDFLTGFPFKSDLFSNQGTKLLRGSNVKRNEVVWNEDLVRYWDNVDFSLNKYLLKDGDIIISMDGSLVGRSFGQIREFDLPCLLVQRVARLRGTKIHTNYLKQYYCSEYFTAHCDNNKTSSAIPHISPKDILEFKIPFPKSLPEQEAIAEALSDADAWIESLEQLIAKKHLIKQGAMQELLTAKEDWEVKKLGEVCEVLNGRAYSQNELLNRGKYKVLRVGNFFSSEKWYWSNLELGDKFYVDNGDLMYAWSASFGPKFWNGEKTIYHYHIWKLEVMKSVNKYFLYYLLIEDKESIVKQSQGGTMIHITKESMVNRKFVFPSLTEQIRIATILADMDAELEALEAQLDKARKIKQGMMQELLTGRVRLV; via the coding sequence ATGGTAAAAGAAAGTAGGACGAAGCAGACGGAGATTGGATTAATTCCTGAAGATTGGGAATATGATTTTGCAGGGAAATATCTTGATTTTTTAACAGGATTTCCTTTTAAAAGTGATTTGTTTTCTAACCAAGGAACCAAATTATTAAGAGGTTCAAATGTCAAGAGAAACGAGGTTGTCTGGAATGAAGATTTGGTTAGGTATTGGGACAATGTAGATTTTTCTTTAAATAAATATTTACTTAAAGATGGTGATATTATTATTTCAATGGATGGTTCTCTTGTAGGAAGAAGTTTTGGACAAATTAGAGAATTTGACTTGCCTTGCCTATTAGTTCAACGTGTTGCAAGGTTAAGAGGAACTAAAATTCATACAAATTATCTCAAACAATACTATTGTAGCGAATATTTCACTGCTCACTGTGATAATAATAAAACGTCCTCTGCAATTCCTCACATTAGTCCAAAGGATATTTTAGAATTTAAAATACCATTTCCAAAATCCTTACCCGAACAAGAAGCGATAGCTGAAGCCTTGAGTGATGCCGATGCCTGGATAGAAAGCCTGGAGCAACTCATCGCCAAAAAACACCTCATCAAACAAGGAGCAATGCAGGAATTGTTGACGGCAAAGGAGGATTGGGAAGTGAAGAAGTTGGGAGAGGTTTGTGAAGTATTAAATGGTAGAGCGTATTCACAAAATGAATTGCTTAACAGAGGTAAATATAAAGTTCTTCGAGTGGGCAATTTTTTTTCTAGTGAAAAATGGTATTGGAGTAACTTAGAATTAGGAGATAAGTTTTATGTTGATAATGGAGATTTGATGTATGCTTGGTCAGCCTCTTTTGGACCAAAATTTTGGAATGGAGAAAAAACAATTTATCATTATCATATTTGGAAACTTGAAGTGATGAAATCTGTAAATAAGTATTTTCTGTATTATTTATTAATTGAAGATAAAGAAAGTATTGTAAAGCAATCACAAGGAGGAACAATGATTCATATTACAAAGGAATCTATGGTAAATCGAAAATTTGTTTTTCCATCCCTCACTGAGCAAATACGTATCGCCACGATATTAGCGGATATGGATGCAGAGCTGGAAGCTTTGGAAGCGCAATTGGACAAAGCAAGAAAGATAAAACAAGGAATGATGCAGGAATTGCTGACGGGGAGAGTGCGGTTGGTGTAG
- a CDS encoding GmrSD restriction endonuclease domain-containing protein — MEQTKSFYDIVSKYIIEVPIIQREYAQGRNTEKVKSIRKRFVTDLAKTIINNEEIHLGFVYGKIEGKENLKRKILNKEAVSSILEAVKFYAHNLEFKISANIEETEDEESNQNLLKFIPLDGQQRLTTLYLLYWYLYFKGAKSKNNDWLSHFKYSNRKSSLSFCKELVNAENIDSLRKKQKKNAEINIKELITNSSFFLKKWSKDSTVSGMLEMLLSIESAFDSDFDYSKINVKELPFTFDFMDLDSLNQTDDLYVKMNSRGKQLSDYEHFKSWLQEYHKETEDNVWMESFWKKLDTVWLNYFWRNIDSDFSALDDFFYNYIKNLALMYCLANNKEIPFEKLRESYNLIRNTEVYDNQKISYIPLEKYFIKWIDNENKENNYFLFNADSLKFIEQTFDSLIYLEQNDRIKEFELPNIVCNPFIENLLSDFFLKSNLFTPTLWHSVFYYSFIIFINDRNQNEFTVTGLQNWLRFTRNIIYNTYIQSPENFNSALKQINNIEHLKFQINDALLNNKVENVFFENSQFEEEKIKIVLINEEGWKEQIQLLENHSYLYGQINFVLEFAKDESGDYSLVDFIRYGSAVMNLYSKEIRQNAEKILERFLLCEDFYLPNYKSDYIFCSGSLGGLRTKNENWRMFFKGSKINALKEVIDKLEDNQITPQLLTNYISDYLESSNLKKSNWKYLFLKFPQAISYCKETAIRKESENDIRLLKGFPIFAYHSELRSYCLFLEFKDKSATKDNRISPAKFSPFTKFWYFKDKNTDGHPGVYFEGFSHNNRNYKLEIRYSKTKEEFELLFFHKEEIENRVADVSLENLSFVFDSNFKHYFKSVPFDKIENELDIICLELKTVSQ; from the coding sequence ATGGAGCAAACTAAATCTTTTTATGACATTGTAAGTAAATATATTATTGAAGTACCAATAATACAAAGAGAGTATGCACAGGGCAGAAATACTGAAAAGGTAAAATCTATCAGGAAAAGGTTTGTCACTGATCTTGCTAAAACAATCATAAATAATGAAGAAATACATCTTGGATTTGTGTACGGAAAAATTGAAGGAAAAGAAAATCTCAAGAGAAAAATATTAAATAAAGAAGCTGTCTCGTCAATATTAGAAGCTGTTAAATTTTATGCACACAATTTAGAGTTTAAAATTTCTGCGAATATAGAAGAAACAGAAGATGAAGAGTCTAATCAAAATCTTTTGAAATTTATTCCTTTGGACGGCCAGCAAAGATTAACAACCTTGTATTTATTATACTGGTACTTATATTTCAAAGGTGCCAAATCAAAAAATAACGATTGGCTTAGCCATTTTAAATATTCAAATAGAAAATCTTCTCTATCATTTTGTAAAGAGTTAGTCAATGCAGAAAATATTGACTCTCTACGAAAAAAGCAAAAAAAGAATGCTGAAATAAACATAAAAGAGTTGATTACCAATTCAAGTTTCTTTTTGAAAAAATGGAGTAAAGATTCAACTGTAAGTGGAATGCTCGAAATGTTGTTATCTATAGAAAGTGCTTTCGATTCTGATTTTGATTATTCTAAAATAAATGTTAAAGAACTGCCTTTCACTTTTGATTTTATGGATTTAGATTCATTAAATCAAACAGATGATTTGTACGTGAAAATGAATTCCAGAGGAAAGCAGTTGTCAGATTATGAGCATTTTAAATCTTGGCTGCAAGAATATCATAAAGAAACTGAAGATAATGTTTGGATGGAATCTTTTTGGAAAAAGCTCGATACTGTTTGGCTGAATTACTTTTGGCGAAATATAGATTCTGATTTTAGTGCATTAGACGATTTCTTCTATAATTACATTAAGAATTTGGCATTAATGTATTGTTTGGCAAATAATAAAGAAATCCCTTTTGAAAAACTTAGAGAAAGCTATAATTTAATTAGAAATACAGAGGTCTACGACAATCAGAAGATATCCTATATACCATTAGAGAAATATTTTATAAAATGGATTGACAATGAGAATAAAGAAAATAATTATTTTTTATTTAATGCCGATTCGCTAAAATTTATTGAACAAACTTTTGATTCTCTGATTTATTTAGAGCAAAATGACAGAATTAAAGAATTTGAATTACCGAATATAGTTTGTAATCCATTTATTGAAAATTTACTTTCTGATTTTTTCTTAAAGTCAAATTTGTTTACACCAACTTTGTGGCATTCAGTGTTTTATTACTCTTTTATTATTTTCATTAATGATAGAAATCAAAACGAATTTACAGTAACAGGTTTACAGAATTGGTTAAGATTTACTAGAAACATTATATATAATACATACATTCAAAGTCCAGAGAATTTCAATAGTGCGTTGAAGCAGATCAATAATATTGAGCATTTAAAATTCCAGATTAATGATGCCCTTTTAAATAACAAGGTAGAAAATGTATTTTTTGAAAACAGCCAATTTGAAGAAGAAAAGATAAAAATTGTGCTGATTAATGAGGAGGGCTGGAAAGAACAAATTCAACTACTTGAAAATCATTCCTATCTCTATGGGCAAATTAATTTTGTGTTAGAGTTTGCAAAAGATGAATCAGGAGATTATTCTTTAGTCGATTTTATTAGGTATGGTAGTGCCGTAATGAACTTGTATAGCAAAGAAATAAGACAGAATGCTGAAAAAATTCTAGAACGGTTTTTACTTTGTGAAGACTTTTATCTCCCGAATTACAAATCAGATTATATATTTTGCAGCGGTTCTTTAGGTGGGTTAAGAACTAAAAACGAAAATTGGCGAATGTTTTTTAAAGGAAGTAAAATTAACGCACTAAAAGAAGTAATTGATAAATTAGAAGACAATCAAATTACCCCTCAATTACTTACAAATTATATTTCTGATTACCTTGAATCAAGTAACTTAAAAAAATCTAATTGGAAATATTTGTTTTTAAAATTTCCTCAAGCTATTAGTTATTGTAAAGAAACTGCAATTCGAAAGGAATCAGAAAATGATATTCGCTTATTAAAAGGTTTTCCAATATTTGCTTATCATAGTGAGTTAAGGAGCTATTGTTTATTTCTAGAGTTTAAAGACAAAAGTGCTACGAAAGATAACAGGATTTCCCCAGCTAAATTTTCTCCATTTACTAAATTTTGGTATTTTAAGGATAAAAATACAGACGGACATCCCGGTGTTTATTTTGAAGGATTTAGCCACAATAATAGAAACTACAAACTTGAAATTAGATATTCAAAAACAAAAGAAGAATTTGAATTATTATTTTTTCATAAAGAAGAAATAGAAAATAGAGTAGCCGATGTTAGTTTAGAAAATCTCAGTTTTGTTTTCGATTCCAACTTCAAACATTATTTTAAATCTGTTCCTTTTGATAAAATAGAAAATGAACTAGATATTATTTGTTTGGAACTTAAAACCGTTAGTCAATGA